A region from the Chloroflexota bacterium genome encodes:
- a CDS encoding purine/pyrimidine permease, translating into MQFGLIASAALLVTPVIVAKASGQDDAYLGWMVFATLVVVGLATFLQVRRIGPLGAGAVLPLFTAAFSIPFCITALKDGGPATLTWLILASAAFQLVISRWLFILRRIVTPTISGTVMMILSITLASVVFGLLDEAAEAEPVAAPLTALVTLVVVAALTLRGSPVWRLWAPMIGIVVGSVAAAAFGIYDFDRVTEAGWVGLPSEGPQLGFDFGIPFWTLLPAFLFLGVIISIQVNGESISLQRVARREDLAINFREVQGSLAGTGVSNVLAGVAGSVPTIVSPGIVSFTQVTGVASRRVGYLIGGLFILLAFFPKVSGLLSSLPGPVMAGYLILVTGTLFVDGARTVIQTEENRQRLTIAGLSFWIGAAFQFGLFSLPDLGTVWGTLLKSGVTTGGFAVVAMILFMELTSHRRMRFESRLNIEVLPELSAFVTKFADRRGWDTAMKDRLNAVAEETLLTLAPMKLSLDDDDDDDDDGRRLVVVASSEGPVADLEFIGGGSEENLEDRVRQLQQHDSEIVAESELSLQLLRHYATSVNHQQFHGTDIITVRVDPPEAG; encoded by the coding sequence CTGCAATTCGGTCTGATCGCGTCCGCCGCCCTGCTGGTCACGCCGGTGATCGTGGCCAAGGCGTCGGGACAGGACGACGCCTACCTCGGCTGGATGGTCTTCGCGACGCTGGTGGTGGTCGGACTGGCCACGTTCTTGCAGGTTCGCCGGATCGGGCCCCTCGGCGCCGGCGCCGTGCTGCCGCTGTTCACGGCGGCTTTCTCCATTCCGTTCTGCATCACGGCGCTGAAGGACGGCGGACCGGCGACGTTGACCTGGCTAATCCTGGCCTCGGCGGCGTTCCAGCTGGTGATTTCCAGGTGGCTGTTCATCCTGCGCCGAATCGTGACGCCGACGATCAGCGGCACCGTGATGATGATTCTCTCGATCACGCTGGCTTCGGTGGTCTTCGGCCTGCTGGACGAGGCCGCGGAAGCCGAACCCGTGGCGGCGCCGTTGACCGCGCTGGTCACGCTGGTCGTGGTGGCCGCGCTCACCCTTCGCGGTTCACCAGTCTGGCGACTGTGGGCGCCGATGATCGGCATCGTGGTCGGCTCGGTGGCTGCCGCGGCCTTCGGCATCTACGACTTCGACCGGGTGACCGAGGCCGGCTGGGTGGGACTTCCCAGCGAAGGGCCGCAGCTGGGATTCGACTTCGGCATCCCCTTCTGGACGCTGCTGCCGGCGTTCCTGTTCCTGGGCGTGATCATCTCCATCCAGGTGAACGGCGAATCCATCTCGCTGCAGCGGGTGGCGCGGCGCGAAGACCTGGCCATCAACTTCCGCGAGGTGCAGGGATCCCTGGCCGGCACGGGTGTGAGCAACGTGCTCGCCGGCGTCGCAGGCTCGGTACCCACCATCGTCAGTCCGGGCATCGTGTCGTTCACGCAGGTCACGGGCGTCGCGTCGCGCCGGGTGGGCTACCTCATTGGCGGCCTGTTCATCCTGCTGGCGTTCTTCCCCAAGGTTTCGGGGCTGCTGAGCTCGCTGCCGGGACCCGTGATGGCGGGCTACCTGATCCTGGTGACGGGCACGCTGTTCGTGGACGGCGCGCGCACGGTGATCCAGACCGAAGAGAACCGGCAACGGCTGACCATCGCGGGCCTCTCGTTTTGGATCGGCGCGGCGTTTCAGTTCGGGCTGTTCAGCTTGCCGGACCTCGGCACGGTGTGGGGCACGCTGCTCAAGAGCGGCGTGACGACCGGGGGATTCGCCGTGGTGGCGATGATCCTGTTCATGGAACTGACGAGCCATCGGCGGATGCGATTCGAGTCGAGGCTCAACATCGAAGTGCTTCCCGAGCTCTCGGCATTCGTTACCAAGTTCGCCGACCGCCGCGGCTGGGACACCGCGATGAAAGACCGCTTGAACGCGGTGGCGGAAGAAACGCTGCTGACGCTGGCGCCGATGAAACTCAGCCTCGACGACGACGACGATGATGACGACGACGGACGTCGCCTGGTCGTGGTGGCTTCGAGCGAGGGCCCGGTGGCGGACCTGGAGTTCATCGGCGGCGGCAGCGAAGAGAACCTGGAAGACCGCGTGCGCCAACTCCAGCAGCACGACTCGGAAATCGTGGCCGAGAGCGAGCTCTCGCTGCAGCTGCTGCGGCACTACGCCACGTCCGTGAACCACCAGCAATTTCACGGCACGGATATCATCACCGTGCGCGTGGATCCGCCCGAGGCGGGCTAG